From the genome of Scyliorhinus torazame isolate Kashiwa2021f chromosome 23, sScyTor2.1, whole genome shotgun sequence:
aaccccaaagtgcatcatggagttcaccagaccaaCAACTTTTTGATtttcatttagtgtacccaattcatttttccaattaaggggcaattgagcgtgaccaattcaccgaccctgcacatctttgggttgtgggggagaaacccacgcaaacacggggagaatgtccaaactccacacggacagtgacccagagctgggattgaacctgggacctcggggccatgaggcagcaatgcgccacggtgctgccctacctgacccacaaatttcaatagattgtggtaaggggagcacacggcccactctacaggagcggtacagcagaaatggaaaaggaatttgaaagcaaaacaatatttattccatgaacacaagttaacctttataaaacatagcgaacatcttagcaaccattcattcataTACAACcaccaaataatacaacactaagtaatccatgctttccttttaacatccataagactttttaaaaaacttaacagaagcacatcaggtttaaattcaccactgaaagcagttaccactttgaaaaccccaaatgaacattcatatgcTTGCagggattcatacacatcctggtgTCATTTTAGCTTCTccaaaattaaaatgaaaccaaacccacccttcaGCAAAAGCCTGAAGCGaaagaaaaagctgacagacagcccagctcgacccactctctgacatcactgcagtaatcaaCATCCATTtcagaaaggtactctcacatggcagtgGCGTTTAACTAAGCAACATATAGCTCTCCATGGGGGCTGTAGGATCGGAACTGTTCATTCGTTGGTACAGAAAATCAATGGCAGAGTCCGCTCCTTTCAAGCAATATTATGTAATCAACTCCGAAATCACAGGACTGTGATTTCACCGGAGCTAGCTAAATATCTCCCAGTGAATGCACCTTTCCCTACTAATATACCCCTCACACCCTGCATCAAATTTGAcaaccacccactccccataccGGCTCTCTGAGTCCCCAAATCCACAGCCGATGCACCATTGGTGAATTCATGCCACATTCTGTCATTTAGAGAATCAATCGTTGATGAATGAAATGGACACTCATTTAGAAATACTGTCGCTTCTACCGTGCAACCCCGGTGACACGGAGCCACCCcaaatgaaagttaaattgttattgCCCGGAACCGGAGCTGAAATAATCAATACGTAAAGCCCACAGAATAAATATAGAATTTTCTATTCCATGTTATTTACCTGATATGGTCACATCCACAGTCTCGCTCATTGGGGATATTAACTGCCTACCACCGGCGGAAATTCcatattgacaggcatatcgcccTTCACTTCTTCTATCAGTGACCCGGATTGGTCCAATTTTGTTCTTTCTGTCAATTTGACGCAAGGACAAACGTTGTTTATCTTTGTAAAAATTGAAGTATTTTTCTCGATGATCTCCAGTCACTGTGCAGGTCATAGTGAGCGTCTCTCCTCTTACATACACTCCGGTCCATTGATCAAGGACTGCCCTTGGCTTTGCCAGCGGATCTATGGTAAAGAGAAAGTGGACAGAATAGTAATAAATGTATCAGAAGAAGACATATTAGGGCCATTGTTAGGACAAAAATCTCCACTGATCTGTCTGAAAGCACCCTGAGTCTCTGaggatcacaggccaccatctccttttttagagagagctgattgttgggatttaacctgccgttcaccacaccgcaggcagggGGAACAGCTGACAGGGTGAGTTCACATGGATACCGTAGGTTGCCCGAGGGGTACAACCCACTGATGGCGTCTCTCCGGAAAACAAACCGGTCTCACAGTCCACTGAGCTGCTCCCTGACTAAAGCCACAGGGTTGTTACAGGTAGTATTTATGAAGCACAAGTCCCAGTATGTTTCTAGCCACCTCCAATAGTGAaatgcaccctcagtactggcacagggGGATGTGTCAGACTAGATTATAGAGCTCTGGTCGAAGACTATCTGTGTCTAGCTCCAATAGTGTCGCATTCAATACTGGCAACGTctggagtgtcagtctggattaacttgataatatatatatgcgtgtctgtctggattaacctggtgaatatacatatatatatccgAGACAACGCCAAAATTATATGTCCGGTGAATTTGCATTGAGACAATCCAAAAGAAGTTGAACTATTggtcataccaagaaagagagagaatgaccaGTTGGATGGCTGGAGGTTGGAGAGTGGTCTTCTGGGcatggtttcgagaaccccaaagtgcatcatggagttcacctgaccaacaactttttgtttttcatttagtgtacccaattcatttttccaattaaggggcaatttagcgagacaaattcaccgacactgcacatctttgggttgtgggggcgaaacccacgcaaacatggggagaatgtgcaaactccacacggacagtgacccagagccggcattaaacctgggacctcggggccatgaggcagcaatgcgccacggtgctgccctaccagacccacaacttttaatagattgtggtaagggaagcacacggcccactcgacaggagcggtacagcagaaatggaaaaggaatttgaaagcaaaacaatgtttattctatgaacacaagttaacctttataaaacatagtgaacatcttagcaaccattaattcaaatacaacccgcaaagaatacaacactaagtaatccatgctTTCCTTTCAAcacccatacgacttaaaaaaacttttaacagaagcacatcaggtttaaattcagtactgagagcagttaccactttgaaaaccccaaataaacattcataagcttgcagggaTTCATACGCATCCTGGTGTGATTTCAGTgtctccaaaactaaaattaaaccaaatccaccctgcagcaaaagcctcaagcgaaagtaaaaagctgacagacaggccatctccaccaactctctgacatcactgcagtaataaacatccatttcataaagggaccctcacatgacagcgGCGTTTAACTAAGCAACATATAGATCTCCATGGGGGCTGTAGGATCGGAATTGGTCATTCGTTGGTACAGAAAATCAATGGCAGCGTCCGCTCCTTTCAAGCAATATTATGTAATCAACTCCGAAATCACAGGACTGTGATTTCACCGGAGCTAGCTAAATATCTCCCAGTGAATGCACCTTTCCCTACTAATATACCCCTCACACCATGCATCAAATTTGACAACCACCCACTACCCATATCAGCTCTCTGAGTCCCCAAATCCACAGCCGATGCTCCATTGGTGAATTCATGCCACATTCTGTCATTTAGAGAATCAATCGTTGAGGAATGAAATGGACACTCATTTAGAAATACTGTCGCTTCTACCGTGCCACCCCGGTGACACGGAGCCACCCCAAATGGAAGTTAAATTGTTATTGCCCGGAACCGGAGCTGAAATAATCAATACGTAAAGCCCACAGAATAAACATAGAATTTTCTATTCCATGTTATTTACCTGATATGGTCACCTCCACAGCCTCGCTCATTGGGGATATCAACTGCCTACCACCTACGGAAATTTcatattgacaggcatatcgcccTTCACTTCTTCTGTCAGTGGCCCCGAATCGTCCAGTTTTGGCGTTTCTGACAATTTGACGGGAGGACAAACGTTGTTGATCTTTGTAAAAATTGAAGTATTTTTCTCGATTATCTCCAGTCACTGTGCAGGTAATAGTGAGAGTCTCTCCTCTTACATATACTCCTGTCGATTGATCAAGTACTGCCCTTGGCGTTGCCAGCGGATCTATGGTGAAGAGAAAGTAGATATAATAGTTACAAATGTATCAGAAGAACATATTTTAGGGCCTTTGTTATAAAAAAATCTCCATTGATCTGTCTGAAAGCTCCCTGAGTCTCTGaggatcacaggccaccatctccttttttagagagagctgattgatgggatttaacctgccgttcaccacaccgcaggcagggGGAATGGGTGACAGGGTGAGGTCACATGGATACCGTAGGTTGCCCGTGTGGTAACACCCACTGTTGGCGTCTCTCCGTACCATAAACTGGCCTCACATCCAACTGAGCTGCCCCCTCACTCAAGACACAGGGCTGTTACAGGCGCTATTGTCAGTGTGAGTTATGAAGCACAAGTCCCAGTGTGTCCACAGCCACCTCCAATAATGAAATGGACACTCTATACTGGCACTAGGAGAATTGTCAGACTAGATTATAGAGCTCTTGTCCCAGACTATATGTATCTAGCTCCAATAGTGCATCACTCAAtactggagtgtcagtctggattaacctaGCTCATATATAtatgtgtcagtctggattaacatGGTGAATATATAGATGTATATCTCTGAGACAAAGCCAGAATTCTATGTACTGAGGATTTGCATTGAGACAATCCAAAAGAAGTTGAATTTTTGGTCACACCAACAAAGAGAGTGAATGACGAGGTGGGTGGCTGGAAGGTGGAGACGGGTGTTTAACGAAGCAACATGGAGCTCTCAATGGGGGCTGTAGGATCGGAATTGGTCATTCGTTGGTGCAGAAAATCAATGGCAGAGTCCGCTCCTTTCAAGCAATATTATGTCATAAACTCCGAAATCACAGGACTGTAATTTCACCGTAGCTAGCTGAATATCTCCCCCAGGTGAATGAACCTTTCCCCACTCGCACAACTCTCACACTCCGCCCCTCatttcaccaccacctcctccccatacCGGCGCCTAAGTCCCCAGAGCCACAGCCGATGCACCATCGGTGAATTCATGCCACATTCTGTCATTTAGAGAATCAATCGTTGAGGAATGAAATGGACACTCATTTAGAAATACTGTCGCTTCTACCGTGCCACCTCGGTGACGGGCAGCCACCACAAATGAAAGTTACATTGTTATTGCCGTGAACCGGAGCGGAAATAATCAATAATCAAAGCCCACAGAATAAACAGAAGTTTCATTTCTATGTTATTTACCTGAAATGGTCACCTCCACAGTCTCGCTCATTGGGGATATTAGCTGCCTACCACCGACGGAAATTCcatattgacaggcatatcgcccTTCACTTCTTCTACCAGTGGCCCGGATTGGTCCAATTTTGACGTTTCTGTCAATTCGACGGGTGGACAAACGTTGTTTATCTTTGTAAAATTTGAAGTATTTTTCTCGATTATCTCCAGTCACTGTGCAGGTAACAGTGAGAGTCTCTCCTCTTACATACACTCCGGTCCATTGATCAAGGACTGCCCTTGGCTTTGCCAGCGGATCTATGGTAAAGAGAAAGTGGATAGATTAGTTCTAAATGTATCAGAAGAATACATATTAGGGCCATTGTTAGGACAAAAATCTCCATTGATCTGTCTCAAAGCACCCTGAGTCTCTGAGGATCACAGCCACAGATCAAAGAGAGAGCTGATTGTTGGGATTTAACCTGCcgatcaccacaccgcaggcagggGGAACAACTGACAGGGAGAGGTCACATGGATACCGTAGGTTGCCCGAGGAGTACAACCCACTGATGGCGTCTCTCCGGAAAACAAACCGGTCTCACAGTCCACTGAGCTGCTCCCTGActaaatcaacagtgctatcaagcggaatTTACTAAGCCATAACTTGCTCACTGCCGCTTAGATCCGGTTTACCACGGTTACTCATCTGCTGGCATCATTACAGCCTAGGGTCAAACAAGGAAAGACGAGCTGGAACCCAAACGATAGCTAACACTTTCATTGATATCGAAGGTCGAATATGGcttcaaggagccttagcaaaactggagtcaatgggagtgaGTTCTGAAACTGTCCTCTGTTTCGAGTCATACAAAGCGCAGTgtatgatggttgtggttgttgaaggtcactcACATAATTGTCTGGACATCACTGCAGCTGTTCCTCAGGGTAGCGTACTAagcccagaaacggaactggacgagCCTTACAAACACTGTGgcgactaggaatcctgtggcaaataactcagagttggaaatatatcgctgtttcttcactgtcccaGTGTGAAGACCGGGGTATTTCCTCTCTAACGGTGTGTGCAGCACAAGGGACTgcgcttcaagaaggcaactcaccaacacaTTCTGCAGCGACATTAGGGATTTGGAATAGATtgtggcccagccagcgaaaccAACATCTGGGAAATAAGAATTTAAAAAGGGGTTGCATGGAGTGGGAGTTAAATGTTCTTTCCTCTGCCTCATGAGAGTGCGATCAAATCTGCTTAAATCGGCTCATTCACGtattacctccgacagtgcagccctccctcagtctttccacgggtttggggtgggggctaGTGTCGGCGTGGATTATGAAGCTCAAGCCTGAAAGCATATACATCTACCCCGCCCAGTGCAGCCTTCTTCAGTACAGGCATCGAGGTTCGTGTCAGCCTGTGTTATGGATCTCAGTTCCTGAATTATTTACATCTACCTCCAAGAGTGCAGCACCTCCGCAGTAGCGGAAACGGACGGGCTGTAGAAGGAGTTCTGCTCCGGATTATCGACCTCAAACCCTAATTTCTTTATATCtagcccctgacagtgcagcactctctaaaTACTCACGCAGCGTGGGAGTGACTGCGCCATCATGTGGCAATGATCACAGTCTGCAGTTCAGTTCCAGACCACATCATCTGTGGACTGGATTCTTCACACCTCCTCCTGATTGGCTCGTGTGGCCTTCTCTGGCTCATAGTTATAGATCAAGTATCCAGGCCCCAAACGTTCATGGATTCTGTCAGGATTTTATTCAATTAAAATGCTCCCTCTCAGTATCTGACCGAAAATGTTCTTACATTAGATGAAACAGGCTTTGTAAAATAACAATGAACTGAAGCAGTTATCTTTAAAAAAACACTGTTTTCAGTCCCTCACCTGCTATTGTCACAATCACAGATTCGCTCACTGTGGATGTTTTCTGATCATGCACACAATAAGAATAACACGCAAAATGTCCTCTATTGCCGATTGCAGCAAATGAGAAAGTTGCAGAGATGTCCTGTGTGGTAATTCCAGCACCGTTAAAATGTTGACCATCTTTGTAAACGTAGAAGGTTTTATCAGAATCACATGTCTGGCCGGTGCAGGTAATGGTGACATTCTCTTTTTCTAAATACACTCCAGTCGGTTGATCAAGTGATATATTTGCCTTTGTCCGGTGAACTGTGTTGACCGGAACAGAAATGACTGTTAAATAGATCATCAGGACTTCATGTACAATGAGAATGTGATAACTCAGTAACTGCTGAACTGTGCTGGAGGGAAATGTTTGCTCCGGCATCTCATGTTGACCAATCTTACTTTAAGGAGTTTGGTTGCAAAGAAACAGTGAGTTATTTGAAATTGCAGAATACATTTCAGTAGCTCAGCTCAGCACGTGATACAGATATTTAAATGTAACTAGATCTGAAAGTAGTAAATAAAATAACAATAAATATAATAAATCAGTGGAATACCCTTTACCAAAGTGAGATGTTTGATCAGAAATATTTTCCTGGAAGTGAAGATTTATTTAGACGTCAATATTTATGTCAAGTACAACtgatttaaaaatgtaatttaaaacTGTGAAAATCTATTTTAATCTGTGCAATTTCAAACAATAGATTCTCTTCGCTGAAATAAGTACATACAATTATTACAGCGGCGAGTGACTCTGTCAAGACTGACAAACTCAAGCGGGGAATTAGGTGAGCTAAAAGTGGGCTTGAAATGTCATTGCCATTGGGTTTATTAAAATCCCAATGCATTTTATACATATGCGAGGAGCAAGAGGGTTTCTACGGAAAGAGTagtcccactccaggacaaagGACGGAGGGCatccgtggagtcagaggaagtggttgATATCCTcaaagagtactttgcatcggtcttcaccAAGGACAGGAGCATGACGGATGTTGGGGTTGCGGATGGGTGGCACAGCAGTACAGTGTTTGGGTGGCAAGTTTGCACAGTGGccggcactattgcttcacagctccagggtcccaggttagattcccgcttgggtcactgttcgtgcggagtctgcatgtgtctccatgggtttcctccatgtgct
Proteins encoded in this window:
- the LOC140399715 gene encoding platelet endothelial cell adhesion molecule-like isoform X1, producing the protein MEGGVLLLFFVIFLIEMSVSQIHRTKANISLDQPTGVYLEKENVTITCTGQTCDSDKTFYVYKDGQHFNGAGITTQDISATFSFAAIGNRGHFACYSYCVHDQKTSTVSESVIVTIADPLAKPRAVLDQWTGVYVRGETLTVTCTVTGDNREKYFKFYKDKQRLSTRRIDRNVKIGPIRATGRRSEGRYACQYGISVGGRQLISPMSETVEVTISDPLATPRAVLDQSTGVYVRGETLTITCTVTGDNREKYFNFYKDQQRLSSRQIVRNAKTGRFGATDRRSEGRYACQYEISVGGRQLISPMSEAVEVTISDPLAKPRAVLDQWTGVYVRGETLTMTCTVTGDHREKYFNFYKDKQRLSLRQIDRKNKIGPIRVTDRRSEGRYACQYGISAGGRQLISPMSETVDVTISDPLKKPMAFLDQSTGVYVRGETLTITCTVTGDNREKYFNFYKDKQRLSSRQIVRNDNFGTFGATDRRSEGRYACQYEISVSGRQLISPMSETVEVTISGLNKPRFSVDSYVIADGESVTFNCSSSQDSPGIAFYLYRQGQSNSVNVKSPAAGMHSVTFTINKIDHSKIGYYTCRYEAEVNRTRLCSTPSDPLSISVRVSSSIPIRFSLAALIVLGIVIILGLEFIPIKRKPVPAGDDADAVYCETTM
- the LOC140399715 gene encoding platelet endothelial cell adhesion molecule-like isoform X2; protein product: MEGGVLLLFFDPLAKPRAVLDQWTGVYVRGETLTVTCTVTGDNREKYFKFYKDKQRLSTRRIDRNVKIGPIRATGRRSEGRYACQYGISVGGRQLISPMSETVEVTISDPLATPRAVLDQSTGVYVRGETLTITCTVTGDNREKYFNFYKDQQRLSSRQIVRNAKTGRFGATDRRSEGRYACQYEISVGGRQLISPMSEAVEVTISDPLAKPRAVLDQWTGVYVRGETLTMTCTVTGDHREKYFNFYKDKQRLSLRQIDRKNKIGPIRVTDRRSEGRYACQYGISAGGRQLISPMSETVDVTISDPLKKPMAFLDQSTGVYVRGETLTITCTVTGDNREKYFNFYKDKQRLSSRQIVRNDNFGTFGATDRRSEGRYACQYEISVSGRQLISPMSETVEVTISGLNKPRFSVDSYVIADGESVTFNCSSSQDSPGIAFYLYRQGQSNSVNVKSPAAGMHSVTFTINKIDHSKIGYYTCRYEAEVNRTRLCSTPSDPLSISVRVSSSIPIRFSLAALIVLGIVIILGLEFIPIKRKPVPAGDDADAVYCETTM